A genome region from Alkalimarinus coralli includes the following:
- a CDS encoding zinc ribbon-containing protein has translation MTTPELPKHSEQAATVYNRILERIDDSIADIEERTWETLKQEIDDAVEFEYDVAELTRDEIDLLGAYIKRDLKDLYHHVAETGEGVKEWLKLDLALVEKKVKDTLLSIADKSVVEQTALEQKIEHKPGDYMSGELACAGMLRCLGCGYMMCLTDNTHIEDCHQCGGHYFRRVTSRWPRDPEAES, from the coding sequence ATGACTACACCAGAATTACCAAAACATTCAGAACAAGCGGCTACCGTGTATAACCGGATTCTGGAGAGGATAGACGACTCAATAGCCGATATTGAAGAGCGCACCTGGGAGACTCTCAAGCAAGAGATCGATGACGCGGTTGAATTTGAATATGATGTTGCAGAATTAACGCGGGATGAAATCGACTTGCTGGGCGCTTATATCAAGCGTGATCTGAAAGACCTATATCACCATGTTGCCGAGACGGGTGAAGGGGTCAAAGAGTGGTTAAAGCTTGATCTTGCGCTGGTAGAAAAGAAAGTGAAAGATACGCTTTTATCGATTGCTGATAAAAGTGTGGTTGAACAGACCGCGTTGGAACAAAAAATAGAGCACAAGCCGGGCGACTATATGAGTGGCGAGCTAGCATGTGCTGGAATGCTGAGATGCCTGGGCTGTGGCTATATGATGTGTCTGACAGACAATACTCATATTGAAGATTGCCATCAATGTGGTGGCCACTACTTCCGGCGTGTTACGTCACGCTGGCCGCGTGACCCTGAGGCAGAATCCTAG
- a CDS encoding transposase translates to MPKARKTLIALDTTPYYHCVSRCVRCSFLCGDDHHTGVSYEHRRQWVEDRLIKLVEAFAIELCAYAVMSNHTHTVLRVNERLAKSWSKQQVIERWHLLYAGNHLSQRFIAGQPLGPAEQQQLDSVVKIWRERLYSISWFMRNLNEHIARKANHEDNCTGRFWEGRFKSQALLDEKALAACMVYVDLNPIRAGIADTPETSDHTSVKARIKCAQPTERPHQPRHMLPFVGNPRQDMPDGLPYELTDYLALVDWTGKISRDDKRGVIDHNLPPILQRLALTPCQWKALTQDFEKYFQHFVGDEDKMKEAYQTLGYQRHRGLQRCRELLSA, encoded by the coding sequence ATGCCCAAAGCCCGAAAAACGCTGATTGCCCTCGACACTACCCCCTACTATCATTGCGTTTCCCGCTGTGTCCGTTGTAGTTTCTTATGTGGAGACGATCATCACACCGGCGTCAGTTACGAACATCGACGCCAATGGGTTGAAGACCGGCTGATCAAACTGGTTGAAGCATTTGCCATCGAGTTATGTGCCTATGCAGTGATGTCGAACCACACTCATACCGTCCTGCGAGTTAATGAGCGACTGGCCAAATCCTGGAGTAAGCAACAGGTGATCGAACGCTGGCACCTGCTATATGCAGGCAATCATCTATCCCAACGGTTTATCGCTGGGCAACCGCTGGGGCCTGCCGAACAGCAACAACTCGACAGCGTGGTGAAAATCTGGAGGGAGAGGCTCTACAGTATCAGCTGGTTCATGCGTAACCTGAATGAGCACATCGCACGCAAGGCCAATCACGAAGATAACTGTACCGGCCGCTTCTGGGAAGGGCGATTCAAATCCCAAGCCTTGCTCGATGAAAAGGCACTGGCGGCCTGTATGGTCTATGTGGATCTCAACCCGATCCGCGCGGGCATAGCCGATACGCCGGAAACCTCTGATCACACCTCCGTCAAAGCGCGGATCAAATGTGCTCAACCAACTGAACGACCTCATCAACCCCGGCACATGCTACCGTTTGTCGGCAATCCACGGCAGGATATGCCAGACGGGCTCCCCTATGAACTCACCGATTACCTGGCGCTGGTCGATTGGACCGGCAAGATATCTCGTGATGACAAACGCGGCGTTATCGATCACAACCTGCCACCGATATTGCAACGACTCGCACTAACGCCATGCCAATGGAAGGCGCTCACCCAAGACTTCGAAAAATACTTTCAACACTTTGTTGGCGATGAAGACAAGATGAAAGAGGCTTATCAGACACTGGGTTACCAACGACATAGAGGGTTGCAGCGTTGTAGGGAGCTATTGTCAGCCTGA
- the leuS gene encoding leucine--tRNA ligase yields MEEQYKPQQIEEQARNFWAENKSFQVVEDESKEKYYCLSMFPYPSGKLHMGHVRNYTIGDVISRYQRMQGKNVMQPMGWDAFGLPAENAAINNKVAPAKWTYENIEYMKNQLNQLGFGYDWNRELATCRPEYYKWEQWFFTKLYEKGLVYKKNATVNWDPVDQTVLANEQVVDGRGWRSGALVERKEIPQWFIKITDYAEELLNDLDQLDDWPEQVKTMQRNWIGRSEGVELNFSLKDSEEELTVYTTRPDTLMGVTYVAVAAQHPLALQQAENNVELQNFLDECKNTKMAEADMATMEKKGMATGLTVVHPITGEDVPVWVANFVLMEYGSGAVMSVPGHDERDHEFALAFGLPVKQVISPKDGTEIDIQESAYTEKGILVSSGKFTGLTSEEAFDQIAEHLNAEGKGHKTINYRLRDWGVSRQRYWGTPIPMMTLEDGSAVPVPLEDLPVKLPEDVVLDGVKSPIKSDPEWAKTTYNGQPALQETDTFDTFMESSWYYARYCSPNNDNVMLDSDAANYWLPVDQYIGGIEHAILHLLYARFFHKLLRDVGLVNSDEPFKRLLCQGMVLAETYYRDEEGGGKQWISPQDVEAEHDDKGKVVRYKSTVDGEEVLHAGTGKMSKSKNNGIDPQMIIDKYGADTVRLFMMFAAPPEQSLEWSDSAVEGAHRFLKRLWKAVHSHTELGDVEPLQINQLNDSQKALRRKTHETISKVSDDISRRLTFNTSIAAVMELMNQVNKYSDTSEQGRAVLHEALEAATLLLSPIVPHISHTLWEALGHEDVVLDAAWPTVDESALTKDSIQVVAQINGKVRAKLEMPADADKASMEKAAMDDANVQRFLEDKTIRKVIVVPGKLVNIVAN; encoded by the coding sequence ATGGAAGAACAATACAAACCTCAACAAATCGAAGAGCAGGCTAGAAATTTCTGGGCAGAAAACAAGAGCTTTCAGGTCGTTGAAGATGAAAGCAAAGAAAAATACTACTGTCTCTCGATGTTCCCATACCCCAGCGGAAAGCTCCACATGGGGCACGTTCGCAACTATACCATTGGCGATGTAATCTCGCGCTATCAACGTATGCAAGGGAAGAATGTCATGCAGCCCATGGGCTGGGATGCATTTGGTCTCCCCGCAGAAAACGCAGCCATCAACAACAAGGTCGCCCCCGCTAAGTGGACCTACGAGAACATTGAGTACATGAAGAACCAGCTTAACCAGTTAGGCTTTGGTTATGACTGGAATCGTGAGCTGGCAACCTGCCGACCTGAGTACTACAAGTGGGAACAGTGGTTCTTCACCAAGCTGTATGAGAAGGGGTTGGTTTACAAAAAAAATGCGACCGTTAACTGGGACCCGGTCGACCAGACAGTGCTGGCTAATGAGCAAGTCGTTGACGGTAGAGGGTGGCGATCAGGCGCTCTTGTCGAGCGCAAAGAGATCCCGCAGTGGTTCATCAAGATTACTGATTATGCTGAAGAACTGCTCAACGACCTCGATCAGCTGGACGACTGGCCAGAACAAGTAAAAACCATGCAGCGCAACTGGATAGGCCGCTCTGAAGGTGTCGAACTTAACTTCTCTCTGAAAGACAGTGAAGAAGAGTTGACGGTCTACACTACACGCCCAGATACCTTAATGGGCGTCACATATGTCGCGGTCGCAGCTCAGCACCCGTTGGCACTGCAGCAGGCTGAGAACAACGTTGAACTACAAAACTTTCTCGACGAGTGCAAAAACACCAAAATGGCCGAAGCAGACATGGCCACAATGGAAAAGAAAGGCATGGCAACGGGTTTAACGGTTGTTCACCCAATCACTGGTGAAGACGTACCTGTGTGGGTTGCTAACTTTGTACTCATGGAATACGGTTCTGGTGCAGTCATGTCGGTACCGGGCCATGACGAGCGCGACCATGAGTTCGCATTGGCATTTGGTCTGCCTGTGAAACAGGTGATCTCGCCAAAAGATGGCACTGAGATAGATATTCAGGAAAGCGCCTACACAGAAAAAGGCATTCTGGTTTCATCTGGCAAATTTACCGGTTTAACCTCTGAAGAGGCATTTGATCAGATAGCCGAGCACCTGAATGCCGAAGGGAAAGGCCACAAAACCATTAACTACCGGTTGCGCGACTGGGGCGTGTCCCGTCAGCGTTATTGGGGAACACCGATTCCAATGATGACGTTGGAAGATGGTTCCGCCGTGCCCGTGCCCCTGGAAGATTTACCGGTTAAACTTCCCGAAGACGTGGTGTTAGATGGCGTCAAATCACCTATTAAAAGCGACCCGGAGTGGGCTAAAACAACCTATAACGGACAGCCTGCACTGCAAGAAACCGATACCTTTGACACCTTTATGGAGTCTTCATGGTATTACGCTCGTTATTGCAGCCCAAATAACGACAACGTAATGCTTGATAGTGATGCAGCAAACTACTGGCTGCCAGTTGACCAGTATATTGGTGGTATTGAGCACGCAATCCTTCACTTGCTGTACGCGCGTTTCTTCCATAAATTGCTTCGAGATGTCGGTCTTGTTAACTCAGACGAGCCATTTAAGCGCTTGCTTTGCCAGGGCATGGTTCTGGCAGAAACCTATTACCGTGACGAAGAAGGCGGCGGTAAGCAGTGGATATCTCCACAAGATGTCGAAGCTGAACACGATGACAAAGGCAAGGTCGTAAGATACAAAAGCACGGTAGATGGTGAAGAAGTTCTACATGCCGGTACAGGCAAGATGTCGAAGTCAAAAAATAACGGCATCGACCCTCAAATGATTATCGACAAATACGGCGCAGATACCGTAAGACTGTTTATGATGTTTGCTGCACCGCCGGAGCAGTCATTAGAGTGGTCCGACAGTGCTGTTGAAGGGGCTCACCGATTCTTGAAGCGACTTTGGAAAGCCGTTCACAGCCACACAGAGCTGGGAGATGTCGAGCCGCTTCAGATTAATCAGCTTAACGATAGCCAGAAAGCGCTTAGACGCAAGACACATGAGACCATCTCAAAAGTCAGCGATGATATCAGTCGCCGCCTAACCTTCAATACCTCGATTGCTGCGGTAATGGAATTGATGAATCAGGTCAACAAATACAGTGATACCAGTGAGCAAGGTCGAGCCGTACTTCATGAGGCGCTAGAAGCTGCCACACTGCTGCTCTCCCCTATTGTTCCTCACATCAGTCATACGTTGTGGGAAGCACTAGGCCATGAAGATGTAGTACTTGACGCTGCATGGCCAACAGTCGACGAGTCAGCGCTGACCAAAGACTCAATTCAAGTGGTTGCACAGATTAACG
- a CDS encoding DUF4062 domain-containing protein, which produces MDKRYQVFISSTFVDLIDERQAVLKSILEMDHMPAGMELFPATDDTAWNLIKDVIDASDYYVLIVGGRYGSLNEEGIGFTEKEYQYAISTKKPVIPLLHENPDNLPRDKTETDEDSWEKLKSFRREVEDKHTCVYWNSADDLKAKVIIGLTSAVKTY; this is translated from the coding sequence ATGGATAAAAGGTACCAGGTTTTTATTTCGTCAACGTTTGTCGATCTTATAGATGAAAGGCAAGCTGTACTGAAATCCATATTGGAAATGGACCATATGCCAGCGGGTATGGAGCTATTTCCTGCTACTGATGACACTGCATGGAATTTGATAAAAGATGTCATCGATGCCTCTGATTATTATGTCCTTATTGTAGGGGGTAGATATGGTTCGCTAAATGAGGAAGGGATAGGTTTCACCGAAAAGGAATATCAATATGCGATATCAACTAAAAAACCGGTTATTCCTCTTCTACATGAAAATCCTGATAACCTTCCTAGGGACAAAACTGAAACTGATGAAGATTCATGGGAAAAACTAAAATCATTTAGACGTGAAGTTGAAGATAAGCACACTTGCGTGTACTGGAATAGTGCTGATGATTTAAAGGCTAAAGTCATAATCGGGCTTACTTCTGCCGTAAAAACGTACTAA